The nucleotide window GCGTCGGGCACGACGACGGACGGCAAAAGCGGGATCGGCAGAAGGGGTGTGAGGTTGAAAGGGAATATTAGGAGAGGTCAGTCACCGTGGGAGTCGAGGGCGTCGAAACGGTCATCCGTGGCATCCCGGGCAATAAGGTCGGCCCGGTAGATCACCTCCAGCTGGGCTGGGTTGTAGAGCTCCTGCAGGGCGAGGGTCACGGCACTCTCCGCTGTTTCAGCTCCACGTGAGGTGTGGGATTGAAGATCAGTCAGGGCGGGGTAGATCTCATACTGTCGACGGATGGCCTCCGCCAATTGCTCGGCCAGGCGCCGGCGGGTCGCCCGGTCCGCGTCAGCGGGCAACGCGTCAAACTCCGCATCCACGCTGGTGCGCGGCTCATTCAGCATCAGGTTCCGGAGCTCGTCCAGCCAGGTCTTGTCGAACACCCGCGAGTAGATCATCAGCATCGACCGGTCCTGAGACGAGAGTCCTTCTGCCACCGTGCTGAAAGCTGCGGGGAGATCGATGGGTGCCCGGTGGCGCAGAATAACGGCGAGTTCTGCACGCACCCGCTGCAGCCGTTCGACGGTTGCAGCCAGCTCCGCGTCGATCACGCGCAGGGCTTCATCGGGCTGCTCGTCGGCCCGGCCCACCGAGGCGACCTGCGCCAGCGGCACCCCGAGGTCCACCAGCCGCTTGATCTGCAGCAGCCGCACCAGTTCCGCAACGCCGTACTGCTTGTAGCCGTTGGACTTCCGCGGCGGCTCATCAAGAAGACCGAGCTCGTGGTAATGGCGAACGGCCTTGACCGTGGTTCCCGCAAGTTCCGCCAGTTGGCGGGTGCTCCAAGCCACGCTCTGCTCCTCTCGTCCAGCCGGCGGAATTGCCGACTGATACCAGTGGAAACCATGACCTCGGGGCACAGTCAAGCAGATTTCTGAATGGTCTTTTAAACCCGCGAAATTTTTTGCAGGTCCGGTGGATTCAACCACCGTCGAACCCACCGGACGCGCGCAAAAGTTCCGTTAGTTTCGGGCGGCGAGGACGTCCGCGATCCGCGGCACGCACCCTTCATTCTGCAGCGAGGTGGTGTCACCGAGCGGCGTGCCCTCGTACAGCTGGGTCAGCAGCCGCCGCATGATCTTGCCTGAGCGCGTCTTGGGCACGTCACTTACGACGACGACGGCGCGCGGCTTGGCAATCGGCCCGATTGCCTTGGCTACGTGGTTCCTCAATTCCTGCTCGAACGCCGGAGTGCCGACACCGCCATGCACGACGACGAACGCAGCGATCGCATGCCCCGTCACCGCATCAGCCACCGGGCAAACGCCCGCCTCGACTACCCGCGGATGCGACACCAGCGCCGATTCAATCTCGATCGTGGAGAGCCGATGGCCCGAGACATTGATGACGTCGTCCACACGGCCGAGGATCCAGGTGTCGCCGCCGTCGTCGTATCTGGCGCCGTCACCGGCAAGGAACCAGCCCTGCGCAGCGAACTTGCGCCAGTAGGAATCGAGGTAGCGCTGCGGGTTACCCCACACCGTCCGGGCCATCGCCGGACCGTGGCGGTCCACCACGATCAGGCCCTGCTCGCCGGGACTGACTGGCCCGCCGTCGTCGTTCACGATGCGCGTGCTCACACCGGGCAGGGCGCGAGAGGCGCAGCCCGGCTTGAAGGAGGCGTCGGTTGGGCGTGGACTGAGGACGGTCGCGCCGGTTTCCGACTGCCACCAGGTATCCACGACGGGCGCGGTGCCGGAGCCGACGTTCTCGCGGAACCAGCGCCACGCCTCAGGATTAGTGGCCTCGCCGACCGTGCCGAGGACCTTGATGGACGAGCGGTCGTAGGAGGAGGGAACGCCGTCGGGAAACCAGCCCATCAGCGAGCGGATCAGCGTGGGCGCCGTGTAGTAACTGGTCACGCCGTAACGCTCGATGATTTCGAAGTGCCGCCCGGGATGCGGGGTGTTCGGTGTGCCCTCGAAGATCACCTGGGTGGCGCCGTTCGATAGCGGACCGTAGATCTCGTAGGTGTGGGCGGTGACCCAGGCGAGGTCCGCGGTGCACCAGTGGACGTCGTCGCCTCGTTTGGCCGGATCCGGGTCACTGAAGAGAAACTCGTAACTCCACGACGCCTGCGTCAGGTAGCCGCCAGTGGTGTGCACCAGGCCCTTGGGCTTCCCCGTGGTGCCGGAGGTGTACATGATGAACAGCGGCGTCTCGGCGTCGAACGCCTGTGCCTCGTGCACGGAGGAGGCGGCGGCGACGGCGTCGTGCCACCACACGTCGCGGCCCTCGTGCCATTCAATCTCGCTGCCCGTCCGTCGGATCACCAGCACATGCTCGATCGCGTTGTCACCATCGACGGCGACGTCAACGGTGTCCTTCACCGGCACCGCAGTGCCGCGCCGGTACTGCCCGTCGGTGGTCACCAGCAGCTTGGCACCCGTGTCCTCGACCCGGAACCGCAGCGCCTCGGCGGAGAACCCGCCGAAGACGAGCGAGTGGACAGCGCCGATCCGCGCGCAGGCCAGGGTCACGACGACGGTCTCCACCAGCACGGGCAGGTAGATGACCACGCGGTCGCCCTTGCCGATTCCCAGGGCGGTCAGTGCGTTAGCGGCCCGGCAGACCTCGTCCTGGAGCTCGGCGTAGGTGACCGTGCGCCGGTCTCCGGGCTCGCCCTCGAAGAACAGGGCGGGTTTGTTGCCCAACCCTGCAGCGACGTGCCGGTCCACGCAGTTGTACGCGGCATTCAGCGTGCCGCCCGCGAACCACTCAATGCGCGGCACCGACAGCTCGCCGTCGGGTTGAGGCCGTGCCGGTTCAAACGTGTGCGCCGTATGCCACTCTGAGGACCAGCTGAGCCTGCGAGCCTGTTCTTCCCAGAAAGCGATTCGCTCTTCCTCGGTGCGAAGATCCGCTTGAGGTGGGCGTTCTACGGCACTTATGCCCATTTCCGGATAGCCCACTTCTCGAAAACACCCAAAATCGCGTCCGTGAGCTTGCCGAGGATTGCCAGCAGCACGATTGCCAGGAGCAGCCGGTCCACCCGTCCGTTGTTCTGGGAATCGGTCAGCAGGAAGCCGAGGCCCATCGAGGACGCCAGGAGCTCAGCCGCCACCAGGAACAGCCACGCCTGCGCGAGCGCCAGCCGCAGACCGGAAATCACCGAGGGGACCACCGCAGGCAGCTGCACCGTAGTGAACAGCCTCAGGCCGTTCAGGCCGAACGCCCTTCCTGCCTCGACCAGGTTTTTGTCCACGTGCTGCAACGCCATGGCAACGGTGGTGAACACCGGGAAGAAAGCGCCGATGGAGATGAGGATGACTTTCGAATCCTCACCGATCCCCACCCAGAGCATCAACAGCGGAACCCATGCCAGCGACGGGACGGCGCGGATGGCGCCGATGGTCGGCGAGAACAGGGTGTCCACCCACCGGGACAGGCCGACAAACGCTCCGACAGCGAGGCCGGCGATCGCGCCGATCAGGAAGCCGATGACCACGCGTTGCGTCGAAATGGCGATGTGGATGCGCAGTTCCCCGCGCTGGATCAGGTCCACGGCAGCCTCGAAGACAGCGGTAGGGGCAGGCAGGGTGACCGGACTGATCAAACCGACGACGGCGGCCAGTTGCCAGGCAGCCAACAGCGCCAGCGGGACAATGAGTCCCAGTCCGAGCTTGGCGACTGCCTTGCCTCGCGGCTTGCGGCGGGGAAGTGCGCTGCCCTGGCCGTCGTCGTCGTTCTGGTTTGTCCCGTTCGGGGAGTTCGTCCCCTTCGGCGAGAGAACCGAAGCGGGGCCGGTGCCGACGCCGCCCGGCACGGTGCTGTTACCGGTGAGGTAGGGATTGCTCATTACTCTCCAATAGCGGACGGATCGGCGTTGGTTGCGTAGGTGTCATCGAGAAGCGTGGAGAGGGCTTCGTCGATGTTTTCCTGGCTGGCGACGTCACCGGACTCGACGAACATGGGGCCGACCACCTCGAGCACGTCCAACTGGGCCTGGCCGGGTGTTCCGTTGACGTCGAGGTTGGACCGTTCGGTGATGACCTTGGTTGCGACGGACTCTTCGATGCCCGCAACTTCGGCGAGGATCGCCGCGGTCTCCTCAGGGTTTTCCTGAGCCCACTGGCGTGCCTTCTCATAGGCGTTGACCACTGCCTGTGCCAGTTCCGGGCTTTCCTCGAGGAAGGACTCGGTGGCGTTCAGGAAGCCGTACGTGTTGAAGTCCACGTTGCGGTAGAACAGCTCGGCGCCGTCCTCTTCGGCTGCGGCCATGATGGGGTCCAGGCCGGACCAGGCGTCCACCGAGCCGGTGTTGAGCGCGGCCCAGCCATCGGCATGCTGGATGTTCTGGATGGTCACTTCGCTCGGGTCAACGTTGTGCTCGGCCAGTGACTGGAGCAGGAAGAAGTAGGGGTCGGTGCCCTTGGTGGCGGCGATGGACTTGCCGCGAAGGTCCTCGGCCGATTCGATGCCGGTGTCCGCCGTTGTGACCAGTGCGGACCATTCGGGCTGGGAGTAGATGTCGATTGTTTTGATGGGTGAGCCGTTGGCGCGGGCCATCAGCGCTGCCGAACCGGCCGTTGAGGCAACATCAGCTTCACCGGCGCGGAGCAGTTCGTTGGCCTTGTTCGAACCGGCGGACTGGACCCAGGTGACGGTGACGCCCTCGTCCTCCAACTCGGCCTCGAGCCAGCCCTGGTCCTTGATGATGAGGCTGAGCGGGTTGTAGGTGGCGAAGTCGACCGTCAGTTCTCCGCCGGTCTGGGCTGCTGCTTCGCCGACGGACCCGTCGGCGTTCTCGCCGGCAACGCAGCCGCTGAGGGTCAGGGCCGCGATGGCGGCTGTGGCGGCGATCTGGATACGGGCTGTGCTCTTCATGGTGATCCTTTTCGGAGAATGCGTGGGGACGGTATGCGTTGTGTTCTGGGGTATCGGCGCGGTGGCGGCACGTTTGGGCGCCACACGCGCCGGGATGCGGCTCTGCGGACTAACCGCAGGTGCGCGGTTAGTGCTGGTGGCTGTCGACGCCGAGGCTGCTCAGCAGCGAACTGCGTAGCGCGGCAAGTTCGGCTGAGCCGCGGTCCCGCGGACGGTCACCCGGAACCTCCAGCACGCGGCTGATGGTTGCACCCTGGAGGTCCGGTTCCTTGGCGAGGACGATCACCCGGTCGGCGAGTTGTAGCGCTTCGTCGACATCGTGGGTGACCAGCAGGACCGTGGTCGGAGTGGTTTGGTGGATACGCAGCAGGAGGTCCTGCATCTTCAGCCGCGTCAGGGCATCGAGAGCGCCGAAGGGTTCGTCGAGGAGCAGGACACCCGGGTTGCGTGCCAGTGCACGCGCCAGCGATGCCCGCTGGGCCATGCCTCCGGACACTTCGCGGGGCCGGTGACCGGCGAAGCCGCCCAGTTCCACGAGGCCAAGGAGCTCTTCCACCTTGGCCTTGCCTGCCGCCGAGCTGGTTCCTTTCGGCAGACCGATTGCGATGTTGTCCCGCAGCGAGAGCCAGGGGAGGAGACGGGGTTCCTGGAAGGCGACGGCACAGCGGGGGTCGATCCCGTCGACCGCAGTGCCGTCGATGAGTACTGCGCCGCTGGTGGGTGCGTCCAACCCTGCCGCGGCTCGCAGGAGGGTCGATTTCCCGCAACCGCTGGCGCCCACAATGGCGAGAACCTCACCTGCTGCAACCTCGAGGTCGATGTCGCGAAGCACCACGTGCTGCTCGCTACCGCTCCCGAAACTTCGGGTCAGCGAAGAGAAAGTCAGCGGCAGTGTCTGGTTGCCCTCGGTGGAAGTGGCCTGGGTACGGTGCGCTCGAAGAACGGTGCTCATGTATGACTCCATCGCTCCTGGCAGTAGCACCCGTTCTCCTGCAAGCAGGTAAGGGTTGCTGCGGCGTCAACGATCCAGGTCTCTCGGCCGCTCGGGATGGTGGAATTCCACTAAACGCCTTTACCTGGGGCCGGCGCAATATGTGTCGTAACAAAGCAGTGGTCCATCCGGACATCGGCTGCGTGAGAGGGTCATCTACATGATTGAAATTCTGAATCCGAGCGAGTTGGCCAGGGCGAAGGAAGCGGGCGCGTTGGTCGCCAACATCCTGCAGACGGTGAAGAGCCGCAGCACGGTCGGGACAAACCTGTTGGACATCAACCAGTGGACCAAAGCGATGATCGCTGAGGCAGGCGGGGTGTCCTGCTACGTCGACTATGAGCCGCCGTTCGGGCGCGGGCCGTTCGGCGCTTATATCTGCACGTCCGTCAATGATGCCGTGCTCCACGGCCTGCCCCATGACTACTCGCTTGCCGACGGCGACCTGCTCTCCCTGGACCTCGCCGTCTCCCAGCGCGGAATCGTCGCAGACTCGGCTATCAGCTTCATCGTTGGCGAGTCAGAGCCGGCGGAGAGCGTTGCGATGATCGATGCCACCGAACGTGCACTGGCTGCAGGGATTGCCGCCGCCAGACCGGGCGCGCGTATCGGCGACATCTCCTCTGCCATCGGTTCAGTCCTCAGTGCAGCGGGATATCCGATCAATACGGAATTCGGGGGTCATGGCGTCGGGTCGACAATGCACCAGGACCCACACGTGGCAAACACTGGACGGCCCGGCAGGGGATACGTCCTGCGCCCGGGGCTTCTGCTGGCGCTGGAGCCGTGGGTCATGGCGGACACTGCAACGTTGGCTATGGACGCCGACGGGTGGACGCTCCGTAGCGCTACAGGCTGCCGGACCGCGCACAGTGAGCACACCATCGCGATCACCGACGACGGCGCGGAAATCCTCACCCTGCCGAAAGGAACCTAGCCAAGCAGCCAGTCAACCGCGCGCTTCAACAGTTCGCGGTGCTCCGGTGAAGAGTACGACGCCGCGTCGTGGCCGAGTGCGTCATAGAAGCTTCGTGCCGATCCGGTTGCAACCTGTCGCTCCAGCGACCACATCAATGGGTGCAGGTGCCCTTCGTGTTCGTGGCGGGCGTGAACGACGACGTCCGGTGAGGTGCGCAGCCAACTGTAGCGTTCGTCGTCGACAGTGAAGTCCGGAATACCGACGGGGAAGGAGCCCTCGAGCAGTATGTTTGCTGTGCCGTACTTCGGGTGCATGGAAACGTCGCGTACCCATCGTCCGCCGAGCGCTTCCTCCCAGGACGCGGAATCGACAAAGCTCGTGGCGCTCGAGTGCAGGGCGAGCAGCGGACGGCCACCGGCCACCCAGGCGTCCAAGCCGGCACTGGCGGCATCCGTACCGGGGGAGGTTCCGCCGTCCCGCGGGAGGCCGACATTCACTACCAGCAAATCCGGCCAGGCAGCGGAGTCCCCGAAGCCCTCAAGGGTGGTGTCGACGTCGTCGGCTGTTTCCGTAGTGAGTCCTTGACCGCGGAGCAGGTCCGCGACTGCGCCGGAAGTCTCCGCGAACGGGTGCCAGGGATCCGCGTACCGGCCGGTACCGCTCAGGATGAGTGCAGTTGTCATGGATACCATTCTGCCCATGAACGGCGCTCTCGGCCCGGGCACCGTGTCAGGATGGCACGGTGACCCTGCCGGAACTGGTTGATCGAATAGAGCGGATGTCGGCGCGGCAGTCCGTCGTTGTTATTGGAATTGTCGGCGCACCGGGAGTCGGCAAGACGACCTTGGCGGAGCAGTTGAAGGCTTCGCTGAACCGGGACGAATCTGACCCGGAGCAGCAGCGCTTTGCACATATTCCGCTTGACGGGTTCCATCTGTCCGACCAGGAGCTGACGCGCCTGGGTCTTCTGGAGCGCAAGGGAGCGCCCGGGACTTTCGACGCGTACGGCTACGCTGCTCTCTTGAAGCGACTGAGGGAACCGCGGGATTCTGCGGTGTATGCCCCGGGTTTCGAGCGCACCATTGAGCAGCCGATGGCCGGCGTCATCCCCGTGTATCCGTCGGTGCGCACCGTCATCACGGAGGGCAACTACCTGCTGCTTGACCGTCCCGGCTGGCGCGAAGTTCGGGCTCAGTGCACCGAGGTCTGGTACTGCGAGCAGGACGAAGAGCGACGGCTGGAACGACTGACCCAGCGGCACATCCTGTTCGGAAAGAGTCACGCCGCGGCGGCGGAGTGGGTCGAGCGGGTTGATGAGTCGAACGCCCGATTGATCGAGGCGACGAAGAGCAGGGCGGACCTGGTGGTTCGGGTTGAGTAGGCGGCCCCTGTCCAACAAAGGTGCCGGGGATTGGCAGGATCGTGGGGATGTCACCACGATCCTGCACATCACCGGCACTTCTGGTGCGTCAGGGCAGCGACGAGCTTGACCACCTATTGTTTATCGATATATTCTCCTCGTAAATCAATCGAAGGAGAACCACATGGGAAAGTTCGCCGTCCTCGCGTTGCAGGCCGTCATCGCGCTGGTCATTGCGGGCTCGTTGTTCATCCAGCTCTGGATGGTGCCGTTGCTCTCCACGGACCTTGAGGAGTCGGGCGTGCCTACCGGGTTGCGCATCACTTTCAACGCGATCGTCGTGTTCGGTATCCTGACGGTTCAGGTGAGCGCCGTCTGCCTCTGGAAGTTGCTCGCCATGGTGCGCAGCGGCACAGTCTTCTCCAACGGAGCGTTCCGGTATGTCGACATCATCTTCGGCGCTATTGCCGCCGCGTCGGTCCTGGTGTTCGGTCTTGCGGTTCTGCTGGCCCCGGGCGAAATTGCTCCGGGGGTCATCCTGCTCACCTGCGGTGCGTCGCTCCTGATCGGTGGTGTCGCGCTGATCGTGCTGGTCCTGCGGATGCTGCTGGCACAGGCAGTAGCGCGGGACGCAGAAGCGAAACACCTGCGCGACGAACTCGACGAGGTCATCTGATGCCCATCATCGTGGACATCGACGTGATGCTGGCCAGACGCAAAATGCCCGTCGGTGTGCTGGCTGAACGCATCGGCATCACCCCGGCCAATCTGGCTGTCCTAAAGAACGGCCGCGCCAAAGCCGTCCGCTTCACCACCCTGGAGGCAATCTGCGAGATTCTGGACTGCCAGCCCGGAGACGTGTTGCGCTGGGAGCGGGGAAGCTCCGCGGACAGCAACGACGACGGCAAAGACGGCAACAACGACGACGGCGGAAACGGCTCACGCTGACCGCAACCGCCGGATCGGGGCGGGGTGCCGCAGCGGCCAGCGATGCTGTGAGAAACTCGCCTAAGCCCCGTTTCCGACGGACGGAGTGCGGCGGACAAGAGTAAGGACGGCACGGTGGCCATCGTTGACAACGGCGTGTATGTGGACGGCCAACGGACCGCCAACCCGGAGAATCTGGACCAGACGTTTGAACTCAAGCGTGATCACGGCGGAATGGCCTGGATTGGGTTGTACCGGCCGGATGATGCTGAAATTCAGAGGGTGGCGGAGGAGTTCGCGCTGCATGAACTCGCCGTCGAGGATGCGATGCACGGCCATCAGCGATCCAAGCTCGAACGCTACGGGGAAACCCTCTTCGCGGTCCTCCGGCCAGCCAGGTATCTCGATGCCGAGGAAATGGTGGAGTTCGGGGAACTGCACGTCTTCGTCGGGCCCGATTTCATTGTCACGATCCGCCAGGCTGAATCGCCCAACCTCGCGAAGGTCAGAACGCGACTCGAAGCACGGCCCGAATTACTCGCACTCGGACCCCAGGCAGTGCTCTACGCAATCCTTGACGAGGTCGTCGACCAGTACGCGCCCGTCGTCGCGGGTCTCGAGAACGACATCGACGAGATCGAGGACGAGCTGTTCAGCTCCGCTCCTGACGTAGCACGCCGCATCTATGACCTCTCCCGCGAAGTGATCGGCTTTCAGCGCGCCACGCATCCGCTGCGGCCGATGCTCGATGCGCTCCTGGCGGACTCCGAAAAGCACGACATGCACTCGGAACTGCAGCCCCGCCTGCGGGACGTGCAGGATCACGTGCTGCGCATCATCGAGCGGATCGACTCCTTCCGGATCTTGCTGCAGAACGCGCTCTCGGTCCATGCGAGCCTCGTGACGCAACGGCAGAACGAGGAAATGCGGCACCTCTCCGAAGCGAGCCTGGCGCAGAGCGAGGAGGTCAAGGCGATTTCTTCCTGGGCAGCTATCCTCTTCGCGCCCACGCTGGTCGGCACGGTGTACGGGATGAACTTCGACTTCATGCCTGAGCTGGACTGGCCGCTGGGCTACCCCTTCGCGCTTGCGCTGATGCTGCTGATGGGTGTCGGTCTGTATCTGACGTTCAAACGAAAGAAATGGCTGTAGGACCCCGCAGGGCCAGACTCCCGCCTAGTAGAACTCCACAGTGTCAACAACATTGAGGAGCGGTTCGCCGTCGAGGAGCCGCCGGGCATTCTCCGCAAAGAGCTCGGCGATCTTCCGTTCCTCTTCCTCGTACGTTCCTGCATTGTGGGGGCTTACCAAGACGTTCGGAAGTCCCCACAGCGGGCTGTCAGCCGGCAGCGGCTCCTGTTCGAAAACGTCGAGCGCGGCAAAACCGACCCGCCCGTCCCTGAGCGCCCCGATGAGCGCTTCCTCATCCACGGTGACACCTCGGCCGACGTTGACCACGGTGATGCCCTCCTTCACCTGTTCCAACAGCTCGCGGCTGAGCATGTGGCGGGTCGATTCGGTGGCGGGCAGGCACAACACCACGGCGTCAACGTCCGGAAGAAGAGCGCCAAGGCGCTCCGGCGGGACGATTCCCGAGACACCATCTGCGTCGACGTCGCGTCGATGCACACCCACGACGTCGGCTCCCAGCGCACCCAGTTTGCGCGCCACCGCGCGTCCAATTCCGCCCAGCCCGACGACGGCGACACGCTGGTTTGCCACCAGCGGCACCGGGCGCCGTGCTCCCCAGACGCGGTTGCGCTGATCCTCCAGTAACTGGGGCACGCCCTGCGCGCCGGCAAGGACGCCGAACACTGCGAACTCGGCCAGCGGTTCGGCGTGCACGCCGCCTGAGGTGGTGAACGTGATGCGCTCAAGCTCGTCGGGAGTGAGCTGCGCCGCCTTCACCTGGCTGCCGCCACCTGCGGGAGTGGTGTGGACCCACCGAAGGTGCGGGTTGGCGCGGGCAGTGCGGCGCAACTCCTGCCCCGATTGGCCGGGCACGCCATAGAGGGCCTCCGCGCTGTCAATGAGGCGCTCGTATTTTGCCTGTTGCGATAGCGTCCGCCGGAAGTCCCTGGCGCCCTGATGGTCGCCCGCGTAGAGCTGAGGAGGCAGCAGCGACTGGTCCCGGACCAACTCGATGCGCGGCTCCAGCTCTTCGATCAGTTCGCAGAGCGGTTCGGGTAGGGGAGTGGGTACAAAGACGCGAAGCTCGGCCACGGTTCTCCAGTCGACGGGGTTCTTACGGAAGCATATGTGACCTCACCGACAAAGATTCTTCACCCGGGTCCTTGTCGTTTGACGAGTTCCACGAAATAGATGGGCTCGGCTCCTATGCGATGGCCATTGTTTTTCCCCCAAGAATGGCCATATCGATTTTGCGCCCGCCGAGCGCGAGCACAATTCGAATCTAAGAGCGGCCGCGATCTAACGGAACCCCCGAGTTGCTTAGTCCAGGCCATAGTTATTCCATCGTGATGACTAATGCTAGCGACGCACCAAGACATTCTGCGACGGCCGATCCCGCTCATCCGCGGCTTGTGGGTAGCCGTCAGGGACTAACCAGATCTCTAGGTGATTGCCGTCTAGAGTGGCGGCTTGTTTGATGCCGCCCAACTCAAAGCTTGCTTTTGAGGAGCAACTCTGAGCAGACACAAATCCTCCGCCCGGACCATAACCCCGTGCCAAAAACAGGCACACCTCTTCCTTACCCTGGAGCGCCCATAGACCGAACCCGTCAATGGAACCCAATGCTCGGGCTCCATCCCACTGGTACTGCGGCATAGCTTCGCGGAGGATGTCTGGCGCGTCGATGGACTGCGGCGATTTACTAAAAACGGCTTCGAGGCTGGACGGATTATCCTCACTTACTGCCTCGAGTGCGGGGAGCGCGTCCCCCTCCGGCGCTCCCGTACTTGAAGTACATCCTGACAGCCCCATCGCCAAAGCCACCACGCACGCGGCTACTGTCCTCCGAAATCGATTCATCGTCCTCCCCATACGTCCTCGACCTTTTCAACCTAGCAGGCGACGAAAGGTGGGTTTGTCAATCCCGATAAGTAGCACGCGAATGGTGTGTGCATACGAGCTCGCGCTGCTGGGCGAACCACTTGGACCGAACTCGCGGTAAGTTCCTAAGCAGAGTCCCAGCCAAACACCTCGACCCGTGAAACGGAGACACTGTGCCTGAACAGATCCAACACCCCGTCGATCCCCGGCCGCTGGGCGGTACCGGCCTCGTGACGAGTCCCATCACGCTCGGCACCTCATCACTTGGCGCCGGAACCAGTTCCGGGGACCGTGATGAGGCGGCCGCCGTCGAACTTGCCCAGGGAATGCTGCACGGTCCCTACGCACTCATCGACACCTCCAACAACTACGCAAAGGGCCGAAGTGAGGCAGTTCTGGGCCTGGCGCTGGCCAACGGCGGCGCGGCCGAGGGCCGGTTTGTTGTGACCAAGGCTGACCAGGACCCCGAAACCGGCTCCTTTGACCGCGACCGCGTCCGGCAGTCCTTCGAGGAGAGCTGCGAGCGGCTAGGCGTGGACCGGCTTCAACTGCTGCACCTGCATGACCCCTACTCCATCACCTTCGAAGAGGCGGCAGCACCGGGCGGTGCAATCGCCGGAATGCTCGAACTCAAGGAAGAGGGGCTGGTCGATGCCATTGGCATCGCCGCAGGAACAGTCAGCCTGATGCGGCAGTACGTCGCCACCGGAGCCTTCGACGTCCTCCTCACCCA belongs to Arthrobacter tumbae and includes:
- a CDS encoding helix-turn-helix domain-containing protein, whose amino-acid sequence is MAWSTRQLAELAGTTVKAVRHYHELGLLDEPPRKSNGYKQYGVAELVRLLQIKRLVDLGVPLAQVASVGRADEQPDEALRVIDAELAATVERLQRVRAELAVILRHRAPIDLPAAFSTVAEGLSSQDRSMLMIYSRVFDKTWLDELRNLMLNEPRTSVDAEFDALPADADRATRRRLAEQLAEAIRRQYEIYPALTDLQSHTSRGAETAESAVTLALQELYNPAQLEVIYRADLIARDATDDRFDALDSHGD
- a CDS encoding DUF2975 domain-containing protein — its product is MGKFAVLALQAVIALVIAGSLFIQLWMVPLLSTDLEESGVPTGLRITFNAIVVFGILTVQVSAVCLWKLLAMVRSGTVFSNGAFRYVDIIFGAIAAASVLVFGLAVLLAPGEIAPGVILLTCGASLLIGGVALIVLVLRMLLAQAVARDAEAKHLRDELDEVI
- a CDS encoding ThuA domain-containing protein, yielding MTTALILSGTGRYADPWHPFAETSGAVADLLRGQGLTTETADDVDTTLEGFGDSAAWPDLLVVNVGLPRDGGTSPGTDAASAGLDAWVAGGRPLLALHSSATSFVDSASWEEALGGRWVRDVSMHPKYGTANILLEGSFPVGIPDFTVDDERYSWLRTSPDVVVHARHEHEGHLHPLMWSLERQVATGSARSFYDALGHDAASYSSPEHRELLKRAVDWLLG
- the map gene encoding type I methionyl aminopeptidase, translating into MIEILNPSELARAKEAGALVANILQTVKSRSTVGTNLLDINQWTKAMIAEAGGVSCYVDYEPPFGRGPFGAYICTSVNDAVLHGLPHDYSLADGDLLSLDLAVSQRGIVADSAISFIVGESEPAESVAMIDATERALAAGIAAARPGARIGDISSAIGSVLSAAGYPINTEFGGHGVGSTMHQDPHVANTGRPGRGYVLRPGLLLALEPWVMADTATLAMDADGWTLRSATGCRTAHSEHTIAITDDGAEILTLPKGT
- a CDS encoding ABC transporter ATP-binding protein, producing MSTVLRAHRTQATSTEGNQTLPLTFSSLTRSFGSGSEQHVVLRDIDLEVAAGEVLAIVGASGCGKSTLLRAAAGLDAPTSGAVLIDGTAVDGIDPRCAVAFQEPRLLPWLSLRDNIAIGLPKGTSSAAGKAKVEELLGLVELGGFAGHRPREVSGGMAQRASLARALARNPGVLLLDEPFGALDALTRLKMQDLLLRIHQTTPTTVLLVTHDVDEALQLADRVIVLAKEPDLQGATISRVLEVPGDRPRDRGSAELAALRSSLLSSLGVDSHQH
- a CDS encoding ABC transporter permease, which produces MSNPYLTGNSTVPGGVGTGPASVLSPKGTNSPNGTNQNDDDGQGSALPRRKPRGKAVAKLGLGLIVPLALLAAWQLAAVVGLISPVTLPAPTAVFEAAVDLIQRGELRIHIAISTQRVVIGFLIGAIAGLAVGAFVGLSRWVDTLFSPTIGAIRAVPSLAWVPLLMLWVGIGEDSKVILISIGAFFPVFTTVAMALQHVDKNLVEAGRAFGLNGLRLFTTVQLPAVVPSVISGLRLALAQAWLFLVAAELLASSMGLGFLLTDSQNNGRVDRLLLAIVLLAILGKLTDAILGVFEKWAIRKWA
- the acs gene encoding acetate--CoA ligase, which translates into the protein MGISAVERPPQADLRTEEERIAFWEEQARRLSWSSEWHTAHTFEPARPQPDGELSVPRIEWFAGGTLNAAYNCVDRHVAAGLGNKPALFFEGEPGDRRTVTYAELQDEVCRAANALTALGIGKGDRVVIYLPVLVETVVVTLACARIGAVHSLVFGGFSAEALRFRVEDTGAKLLVTTDGQYRRGTAVPVKDTVDVAVDGDNAIEHVLVIRRTGSEIEWHEGRDVWWHDAVAAASSVHEAQAFDAETPLFIMYTSGTTGKPKGLVHTTGGYLTQASWSYEFLFSDPDPAKRGDDVHWCTADLAWVTAHTYEIYGPLSNGATQVIFEGTPNTPHPGRHFEIIERYGVTSYYTAPTLIRSLMGWFPDGVPSSYDRSSIKVLGTVGEATNPEAWRWFRENVGSGTAPVVDTWWQSETGATVLSPRPTDASFKPGCASRALPGVSTRIVNDDGGPVSPGEQGLIVVDRHGPAMARTVWGNPQRYLDSYWRKFAAQGWFLAGDGARYDDGGDTWILGRVDDVINVSGHRLSTIEIESALVSHPRVVEAGVCPVADAVTGHAIAAFVVVHGGVGTPAFEQELRNHVAKAIGPIAKPRAVVVVSDVPKTRSGKIMRRLLTQLYEGTPLGDTTSLQNEGCVPRIADVLAARN
- a CDS encoding nucleoside/nucleotide kinase family protein, whose protein sequence is MTLPELVDRIERMSARQSVVVIGIVGAPGVGKTTLAEQLKASLNRDESDPEQQRFAHIPLDGFHLSDQELTRLGLLERKGAPGTFDAYGYAALLKRLREPRDSAVYAPGFERTIEQPMAGVIPVYPSVRTVITEGNYLLLDRPGWREVRAQCTEVWYCEQDEERRLERLTQRHILFGKSHAAAAEWVERVDESNARLIEATKSRADLVVRVE
- a CDS encoding aliphatic sulfonate ABC transporter substrate-binding protein; protein product: MKSTARIQIAATAAIAALTLSGCVAGENADGSVGEAAAQTGGELTVDFATYNPLSLIIKDQGWLEAELEDEGVTVTWVQSAGSNKANELLRAGEADVASTAGSAALMARANGSPIKTIDIYSQPEWSALVTTADTGIESAEDLRGKSIAATKGTDPYFFLLQSLAEHNVDPSEVTIQNIQHADGWAALNTGSVDAWSGLDPIMAAAEEDGAELFYRNVDFNTYGFLNATESFLEESPELAQAVVNAYEKARQWAQENPEETAAILAEVAGIEESVATKVITERSNLDVNGTPGQAQLDVLEVVGPMFVESGDVASQENIDEALSTLLDDTYATNADPSAIGE